A region from the Serinibacter arcticus genome encodes:
- a CDS encoding glycoside hydrolase family 38 C-terminal domain-containing protein: MLENAGVRIAVDGRGLVTSVVHRATGREVLPAGQVGNLLQLHRDIPNTWEAWDIDAHYRRNVTDLVDAESVAPDGEAGLRVVRTFSGSRVEQELWLADGDDPTLHVVTHVDWHEKQKLLKLAFPLDVHSAAATSEMQFGHVTRATHVNTSWDVARFETVAHRWVHVGEPGFGVAVANDSSYGHDITRQRFAGADGSDGAVGSVVRVTLLRAPLFPDPVADQGEHTFRNAVTFGADVAEAVRQGYAINLPERRVAGTTAVTPLVAVGSPQVVVEAVKLAEDRSGDVVVRLYESLGARAATTVSFGFDHGAVTVTDLLERELDGAGTTGVTVGTDGVVDVELRPFQILTLRVARG, from the coding sequence GTGCTGGAGAACGCGGGGGTGCGGATCGCCGTCGACGGCCGCGGTCTCGTGACCTCCGTGGTGCACCGCGCCACGGGGCGCGAGGTGCTGCCCGCCGGCCAGGTCGGCAACCTGCTGCAGCTGCACCGCGACATCCCCAACACGTGGGAGGCGTGGGACATCGACGCGCACTACCGCCGCAACGTCACCGACCTGGTGGACGCGGAGTCCGTGGCGCCCGACGGCGAGGCCGGCCTGCGCGTGGTCCGCACCTTCTCGGGGAGCCGGGTCGAGCAGGAGCTGTGGCTGGCCGACGGCGACGACCCGACCCTGCACGTCGTCACGCACGTGGACTGGCACGAGAAGCAGAAGCTGCTCAAGCTCGCGTTCCCGCTCGACGTGCACTCCGCCGCCGCGACCAGCGAGATGCAGTTCGGGCACGTCACGCGGGCCACGCACGTCAACACCTCCTGGGACGTCGCACGGTTCGAGACCGTCGCCCACCGGTGGGTGCACGTGGGGGAGCCGGGGTTCGGCGTCGCCGTCGCGAACGACTCCAGCTACGGGCACGACATCACGCGGCAGCGGTTCGCCGGTGCCGACGGGAGCGACGGGGCGGTGGGGTCGGTCGTGCGCGTGACGCTGCTGCGGGCGCCCCTGTTCCCCGACCCGGTGGCCGACCAGGGTGAGCACACGTTCCGCAACGCCGTCACGTTCGGGGCCGACGTCGCCGAGGCCGTGCGCCAGGGCTACGCGATCAACCTGCCCGAGCGCCGGGTGGCCGGCACGACGGCGGTCACCCCGCTCGTGGCCGTCGGCTCGCCCCAGGTGGTGGTCGAGGCGGTGAAGCTCGCCGAGGACCGGAGCGGTGACGTCGTCGTGCGGCTCTACGAGTCCCTCGGGGCGCGGGCCGCGACGACGGTCTCGTTCGGCTTCGACCACGGCGCGGTGACGGTGACGGACCTGCTCGAGCGCGAGCTGGACGGCGCCGGTACCACCGGCGTCACGGTCGGGACGGACGGCGTGGTCGACGTCGAGCTGCGCCCGTTCCAGATCCTCACGCTGAGGGTCGCCCGCGGCTGA
- a CDS encoding polysaccharide deacetylase family protein, whose product MISRRTGRALALGAATALLALTACTDPGDRPAVVLLEAVEPPPLVDAASVGLVEVSSGVQAPAAGTEAAGTSVATSALAFFPELADRAARLLAGLGSVDEGRLDVVAAHRQILGIEVRPQTADGDGGGDVLYGDVTSGATWAARDLLAETSAADLEEAVRAAMADDGDLDGDGGAPDTVEVPDDLLRDLRFTPEGDLVVVAPRGDRAWAVTRPADVALTEAGRLVRGAARQGGAFVGSVTSDPLPVTPATVPLPPLPLPPDPPPPGGPPPVDCAVLACVAITFDDGPGSETPRLLQILADHQARATFYLVGSRVGKNAATAKAIVDAGHALGNHTWNHPDLTTVDPATRASEIARTSQAILEATGRVPTTMRPPYGAIDDAVRADLVADGLPAILWDVDSLDWRSKDAVRTTEEVMAHVRPGSIVLLHDIHASTVDAVPAILDQLAAQGYTFVTVDQLLGPMQPGQTYYARR is encoded by the coding sequence ATGATCTCGCGGAGAACCGGACGCGCCCTGGCGCTCGGCGCGGCCACGGCGCTGCTCGCCCTGACGGCGTGCACGGACCCGGGGGACCGCCCCGCGGTCGTGCTCCTCGAGGCCGTCGAGCCCCCTCCGCTCGTCGACGCCGCGTCCGTCGGGCTGGTCGAGGTCTCCTCCGGTGTCCAGGCCCCCGCGGCGGGAACCGAGGCGGCGGGGACCAGCGTGGCGACGTCGGCGCTCGCGTTCTTCCCTGAGCTCGCGGACCGCGCGGCCCGGTTGCTCGCCGGGCTGGGGTCGGTGGACGAGGGGCGGCTCGACGTCGTGGCCGCCCACCGTCAGATCCTCGGCATCGAGGTGCGGCCGCAGACGGCCGACGGCGACGGCGGCGGTGACGTCCTGTACGGCGACGTCACCTCGGGAGCGACGTGGGCTGCGCGCGACCTGCTGGCGGAGACCAGCGCGGCCGACCTCGAGGAGGCGGTGCGCGCGGCGATGGCTGACGACGGCGATCTCGACGGCGACGGCGGCGCCCCCGACACCGTCGAGGTGCCCGACGACCTCCTGCGGGACCTGCGGTTCACGCCCGAGGGCGACCTGGTCGTCGTCGCGCCCCGGGGCGATCGTGCCTGGGCCGTGACGCGGCCAGCCGACGTCGCGCTCACCGAGGCGGGCCGGCTCGTGCGCGGTGCGGCGCGGCAGGGTGGCGCGTTCGTCGGGTCCGTGACGTCCGACCCCCTGCCGGTGACGCCCGCCACGGTCCCGCTGCCGCCGCTACCCCTCCCGCCCGACCCCCCGCCGCCCGGTGGACCGCCGCCCGTGGACTGCGCCGTGCTGGCGTGCGTCGCGATCACCTTCGACGACGGACCGGGCTCCGAGACGCCCCGACTGCTCCAGATCCTGGCTGATCACCAGGCCCGGGCGACCTTCTACCTCGTGGGCTCGCGGGTCGGGAAGAACGCCGCCACGGCGAAGGCGATCGTCGACGCCGGTCACGCGCTGGGCAACCACACGTGGAACCACCCCGACCTCACCACGGTCGATCCCGCGACGCGCGCGAGCGAGATCGCCCGGACGTCGCAGGCGATCCTCGAGGCCACCGGTCGGGTACCGACGACGATGCGGCCGCCGTACGGGGCGATCGACGACGCCGTGCGCGCCGATCTCGTGGCGGACGGCCTGCCCGCGATCCTCTGGGACGTGGACTCGCTGGACTGGCGATCCAAGGACGCGGTCAGGACGACCGAGGAGGTGATGGCGCACGTGAGGCCGGGGTCGATCGTGCTCCTGCACGACATCCACGCCTCCACCGTGGACGCGGTCCCCGCGATCCTCGACCAGCTCGCCGCCCAGGGTTACACCTTCGTGACCGTCGACCAGCTGCTCGGTCCGATGCAGCCCGGGCAGACGTACTACGCCCGGCGCTGA
- a CDS encoding carbohydrate ABC transporter permease, translating into MTQATPDAETLGLGASPERGAPRASRGGAGAALASPRRRNSKIAATVVLLAIAVAFIIPLGWILLAAFDSAATVSVKLPTSVTLDNFTQIMNVDTTFRPLGNSFIISMGTAVITVLCSVLAAYPLSRYAMRWRKPFLYGILFGTCLPITAMMVPVYALFVAFGLLDNLWGTVLFLAATSLPMAIWMTKNFMDSIPISLEEAAWVDGASAMTALWRIVVPLMRPGIAVVFIFVFTQAWGNFFVPFVLLFSESSQPAAVAIFGFFGTYGTISYGRLAAFSILYSVPVLALYLLVQRLSGSSFAMAGAVKG; encoded by the coding sequence ATGACTCAGGCCACTCCCGACGCCGAGACGCTCGGTCTCGGCGCGAGTCCCGAGCGCGGCGCCCCTCGCGCCTCCCGCGGCGGCGCCGGTGCGGCGCTGGCCTCGCCCCGTCGTCGCAACAGCAAGATCGCCGCCACGGTGGTGCTGCTCGCCATCGCGGTGGCGTTCATCATCCCGCTCGGGTGGATCCTGCTGGCCGCGTTCGACTCGGCCGCCACCGTCAGCGTGAAGCTGCCCACCAGCGTCACGCTCGACAACTTCACCCAGATCATGAACGTCGACACGACGTTCCGTCCGCTCGGCAACAGCTTCATCATCTCGATGGGGACGGCGGTCATCACCGTGCTCTGCTCCGTGCTGGCGGCCTACCCGCTCTCGCGGTACGCGATGCGCTGGCGCAAGCCGTTCCTCTACGGGATCCTCTTCGGCACGTGCCTGCCGATCACCGCGATGATGGTGCCGGTCTACGCGCTGTTCGTGGCCTTCGGGCTCCTGGACAACCTGTGGGGCACGGTCCTCTTCCTCGCGGCGACGTCGCTGCCGATGGCGATCTGGATGACCAAGAACTTCATGGACTCCATCCCGATCTCGCTGGAGGAGGCCGCCTGGGTCGACGGCGCGAGCGCGATGACGGCGCTGTGGCGGATCGTCGTGCCGCTCATGCGGCCGGGCATCGCCGTCGTGTTCATCTTCGTGTTCACCCAGGCCTGGGGAAACTTCTTCGTGCCCTTCGTGCTGCTGTTCAGCGAGAGCAGCCAGCCGGCCGCCGTCGCGATCTTCGGCTTCTTCGGCACCTACGGAACCATCTCCTACGGCCGCCTCGCCGCGTTCTCGATCCTCTACTCCGTGCCCGTGCTGGCGCTCTACCTCCTGGTGCAGCGCCTCTCGGGCAGCAGCTTCGCGATGGCGGGAGCCGTCAAGGGCTAA
- a CDS encoding CsbD family protein, translating to MGLGDKLGNAGQDGAGRAKEAAGALTGNDDLKREGKADQAAAAAKDALEDAKDAVAGAVDNLKDKFSKKD from the coding sequence ATGGGACTCGGAGACAAGCTGGGCAACGCCGGTCAGGACGGCGCGGGTCGCGCCAAGGAGGCCGCCGGCGCGCTGACGGGCAACGACGACCTCAAGCGCGAGGGCAAGGCCGACCAGGCCGCCGCCGCGGCGAAGGACGCCCTCGAGGACGCCAAGGACGCCGTCGCCGGCGCCGTGGACAACCTGAAGGACAAGTTCAGCAAGAAGGACTGA
- a CDS encoding Asp23/Gls24 family envelope stress response protein: MSQTTPRTDATDAASSISSTDVARTSTGGGRVGQRREQTSPLSTDEGTTTIADGVVSKIAGLAAREVMGVHDVGGGAARAFGSLRERIPGGSTNYSQGVNVEVGQEEAAVDLEIVAEFGVAISDVAQSVRRNVISSIERMTGLRVIEVNVNVNDVHLPEDEDHSGSSRSSQRSGGNGDDDGAGTEPRVR, translated from the coding sequence ATGAGCCAGACCACTCCTCGCACCGACGCCACCGACGCCGCGAGCAGCATCAGCAGCACCGACGTCGCGCGCACCTCGACCGGCGGCGGCCGCGTCGGCCAGCGTCGCGAGCAGACCTCGCCGCTCAGCACCGACGAGGGCACGACCACGATCGCCGACGGCGTCGTGAGCAAGATCGCCGGCCTCGCCGCCCGTGAGGTCATGGGCGTGCACGACGTCGGCGGCGGCGCCGCCCGCGCGTTCGGCTCGCTCCGCGAGCGCATCCCCGGCGGCTCCACCAACTACAGCCAGGGCGTGAACGTCGAGGTCGGTCAGGAGGAGGCGGCCGTCGACCTCGAGATCGTCGCCGAGTTCGGTGTCGCGATCTCCGACGTCGCCCAGTCCGTGCGTCGCAACGTCATCTCCTCGATCGAGCGGATGACCGGCCTGCGCGTCATCGAGGTCAACGTGAACGTCAACGACGTGCACTTGCCCGAGGACGAGGACCACTCCGGCTCCTCGCGCAGCTCGCAGCGCAGCGGCGGCAACGGCGACGACGACGGCGCCGGCACCGAGCCGCGCGTTCGCTGA
- a CDS encoding alpha-mannosidase, whose translation MHDNTDLTLARIDRFLAEWIAPALHRERHPLEVSSWTVPDEPVPFDQARAATYTPHPVGTPWGAPWSTVWFHVTGDVPTDWPLPGTRVELDVDLGFIAQQPGFQAEGAAWTPDGVLVKGISPRNSWVPIADTSAPIDLYLEGAANPDVPGNQWTKPTVLGDKATSGADPIYRLRHVDVVLVDTEVAGLVADATALRGLVHTLPTTSPRRAEVVRALEVMCDVVDPDDVPGTATAGREALAAALAAPAVASAHKVHAVGHAHIDSAWLWPVRETVRKVSRTVANVLALMDEDPDVTFAFSSAQQFAWIEQYYPELFERLRARVAEGRVLPVGGMWVESDTNMVGSEALVRQFVQGKRFFIEQLGFEPTNVWLPDSFGYTGSFPQVAALAGSPDFLTQKLSWNDTNRIPHHTFWWEGIDGTRVFTHFPPVDTYNSDLTGPELARASDQFAEKGAANTSLVPFGYGDGGGGPTREMVAAAHRTADLEGSPTVALSTPQGFFDAARAEYAENAPTWVGELYLEYHRGTYTSQSRTKRGNRRSEHLLREAELWAATAAVRTGAAYPYEDLERAWRTTLLQQFHDILPGSSIAWVHREAERNYAALAADVEALISASLLSLTSGEGGAAGDGGGELVLNASPFARGGVAGLGAGPPSRRRRPPARPTRAAGCWRTRGCGSPSTAAVS comes from the coding sequence ATGCACGACAACACCGACCTCACGCTCGCCCGGATCGACCGGTTCCTGGCGGAGTGGATCGCCCCCGCCCTCCACCGGGAGCGGCACCCGCTGGAGGTGAGCAGCTGGACCGTGCCGGACGAGCCGGTGCCGTTCGACCAGGCTCGTGCGGCGACGTACACGCCGCACCCCGTCGGCACGCCGTGGGGCGCGCCGTGGAGCACCGTGTGGTTCCACGTCACGGGCGACGTGCCCACCGACTGGCCGCTGCCCGGCACGCGGGTCGAGCTCGACGTCGACCTCGGCTTCATCGCCCAACAGCCCGGCTTCCAGGCCGAGGGCGCCGCCTGGACGCCCGACGGCGTGCTGGTCAAGGGCATCTCGCCGCGCAACTCCTGGGTGCCTATCGCCGACACCTCCGCCCCGATCGACCTCTACCTCGAGGGCGCCGCGAACCCGGACGTCCCGGGCAACCAGTGGACGAAGCCGACCGTGCTGGGGGACAAGGCCACGTCCGGCGCCGATCCCATCTACCGGCTGCGCCACGTCGACGTCGTGCTCGTGGACACCGAGGTGGCCGGCCTGGTGGCCGACGCGACAGCGCTGCGCGGCCTGGTCCACACGCTGCCCACCACCTCCCCGCGCCGCGCCGAGGTGGTGCGCGCCCTGGAGGTGATGTGCGACGTCGTGGACCCCGACGACGTCCCGGGCACCGCGACCGCCGGGCGCGAGGCGCTCGCCGCCGCGCTCGCCGCGCCGGCGGTGGCCAGCGCCCACAAGGTCCACGCCGTCGGGCACGCGCACATCGACTCGGCCTGGCTGTGGCCGGTGCGCGAGACTGTGCGCAAGGTCAGCCGCACCGTGGCGAACGTGCTGGCGCTGATGGATGAGGACCCGGACGTGACGTTCGCGTTCTCCTCGGCGCAGCAGTTCGCGTGGATCGAGCAGTACTACCCGGAGCTGTTCGAGCGGCTGAGGGCGCGCGTCGCGGAGGGCCGCGTGCTGCCCGTGGGTGGCATGTGGGTGGAGTCGGACACGAACATGGTCGGCTCCGAGGCGCTCGTGCGGCAGTTCGTGCAGGGCAAGCGGTTCTTCATCGAGCAGCTCGGCTTCGAGCCGACGAACGTCTGGCTGCCGGACTCCTTCGGCTACACGGGCTCGTTCCCGCAGGTCGCGGCGCTCGCCGGCTCCCCGGACTTCCTCACGCAGAAGCTCTCCTGGAACGACACCAACCGGATCCCGCACCACACGTTCTGGTGGGAGGGCATCGACGGCACGCGCGTGTTCACGCACTTCCCGCCGGTGGACACCTACAACTCCGACCTCACCGGCCCCGAGCTGGCCCGGGCGTCGGACCAGTTCGCCGAGAAGGGGGCCGCGAACACCTCGCTCGTGCCGTTCGGCTACGGCGACGGCGGTGGCGGCCCCACGCGCGAGATGGTCGCCGCGGCGCACCGCACGGCCGACCTCGAGGGCTCCCCGACCGTGGCGCTCTCGACGCCGCAGGGGTTCTTCGACGCGGCACGCGCCGAGTACGCCGAGAACGCGCCGACGTGGGTCGGCGAGCTCTACCTGGAGTACCACCGCGGCACCTACACCTCGCAGTCGCGCACCAAGCGCGGCAACCGCCGCAGCGAACACCTCCTGCGCGAGGCCGAGCTGTGGGCGGCGACGGCGGCCGTCCGCACCGGCGCCGCCTACCCGTACGAGGACCTCGAGCGGGCGTGGCGCACCACCCTGCTCCAGCAGTTCCACGACATCCTCCCCGGCTCCTCGATCGCCTGGGTGCACCGCGAGGCGGAGCGGAACTACGCGGCGCTCGCGGCCGACGTCGAGGCCCTGATCTCCGCGTCGCTGCTGTCGCTCACCTCGGGCGAGGGCGGCGCGGCGGGCGACGGCGGGGGCGAGCTCGTGCTCAACGCCTCACCCTTCGCCCGTGGCGGCGTGGCCGGGCTGGGGGCGGGGCCGCCGTCGCGGCGACGCCGGCCACCCGCACGGCCGACTCGGGCGGCTGGGTGCTGGAGAACGCGGGGGTGCGGATCGCCGTCGACGGCCGCGGTCTCGTGA
- a CDS encoding Asp23/Gls24 family envelope stress response protein, whose translation MADDAPGAGRELADPSHRGRTTVADRVIEKIARQAARSSSPVTSGRVLGSGLPVVSVTTAGERARVDARIAAPWGAPPSSTAARAARHIRESLEALTPLTVDVVEVAVAELVLATTPERRVR comes from the coding sequence GTGGCTGACGACGCCCCGGGCGCCGGTCGCGAGCTCGCCGACCCCTCGCACCGCGGCCGGACCACGGTCGCCGACCGAGTGATCGAGAAGATCGCGCGCCAGGCGGCCCGGTCGAGCTCCCCGGTCACCTCCGGTCGCGTCCTCGGCAGCGGGCTGCCGGTCGTGAGCGTGACGACGGCGGGCGAACGCGCCCGCGTCGACGCGCGGATCGCCGCCCCCTGGGGAGCGCCGCCGTCGAGCACCGCGGCCCGCGCCGCCCGTCACATCCGCGAGAGCCTCGAGGCTCTCACCCCCCTGACCGTCGACGTGGTCGAGGTCGCCGTCGCCGAGCTCGTGCTCGCGACGACCCCCGAGAGGAGAGTGCGATGA
- a CDS encoding LLM class F420-dependent oxidoreductase: MAEAVAWADEAGLDSIWTAEAYGSDALTPLAWWGATTTRVRLATGIAQMSARTPTATAMAALTLDHLSGGRFVLGLGASGPQVVEGWYGQPYARPLARTREYVAIVRDVLRREGPVAADGPAYPLPLPADVPGATGQGKSLRSTVHPLRADLPIHLAAQGPRNTALAAEIADGWLPAFLSPALDGEARALLAEGFAARPEGRRPEGEHDPTFEVCATVPLAVAGSIEDAADLLRPHLALYAGGMGSSSTNFHREAMARLGYEDALAEVASHYAAGDRARAAAAIPLELVREVCLVGTPSDIAEQVARWESTCVTTLVLQTDPRALPALAPLLTTA, from the coding sequence ATGGCCGAGGCGGTCGCCTGGGCCGACGAGGCCGGGCTCGACTCGATCTGGACGGCGGAGGCGTACGGCTCGGACGCCCTCACGCCGCTCGCGTGGTGGGGGGCGACGACGACGCGGGTCCGGCTCGCGACCGGGATCGCCCAGATGTCCGCCCGCACCCCGACGGCGACGGCGATGGCCGCCCTCACGCTCGACCACCTGTCGGGCGGTCGGTTCGTCCTCGGGCTCGGCGCCTCGGGACCCCAGGTCGTCGAGGGCTGGTACGGCCAGCCCTACGCCAGACCGCTCGCCCGCACGCGCGAGTACGTCGCGATCGTGCGGGACGTCCTGCGCCGCGAGGGTCCCGTGGCGGCCGACGGACCGGCCTACCCGCTGCCGCTGCCGGCCGACGTCCCCGGCGCCACCGGCCAGGGAAAGTCGCTGCGCTCGACCGTCCACCCGCTGCGCGCCGACCTGCCGATCCACCTGGCCGCGCAGGGTCCGCGCAACACGGCGCTCGCGGCCGAGATCGCCGACGGCTGGCTCCCGGCCTTCCTCTCCCCCGCGCTCGACGGCGAGGCGCGCGCTCTCCTGGCGGAGGGGTTCGCCGCCCGTCCGGAGGGCCGGCGCCCCGAGGGTGAGCACGATCCGACGTTCGAGGTCTGCGCAACGGTGCCGCTCGCCGTCGCCGGCAGCATCGAGGACGCCGCCGACCTGCTCCGGCCCCACCTGGCGCTGTACGCCGGGGGAATGGGGTCCTCCTCGACCAACTTCCACCGTGAGGCGATGGCCCGCCTCGGGTACGAGGACGCGCTGGCGGAGGTCGCATCGCACTACGCGGCGGGCGACAGGGCGCGGGCCGCCGCGGCGATCCCGCTCGAGCTGGTGCGCGAGGTGTGCCTCGTGGGAACACCGTCGGACATCGCCGAGCAGGTCGCGCGGTGGGAGTCCACGTGCGTGACGACCCTGGTGCTGCAGACCGACCCTCGCGCGCTCCCGGCGCTGGCGCCGCTGCTCACGACGGCGTAG
- a CDS encoding Asp23/Gls24 family envelope stress response protein, with protein MTLPTGGPGPAEGGATGEDLVDRVAAAVLAVPGVVDLSPGLLGEIATYLPGRRVPGIRLTAERAEVHLVVSPSARIPELAGEVQAAVRTLGLPAVDVHVDDLREPAPLGDTPPEPDPPALPATPATPPRG; from the coding sequence ATGACGCTCCCGACGGGCGGTCCGGGACCGGCTGAGGGTGGTGCGACCGGCGAGGACCTCGTCGATCGCGTCGCCGCAGCGGTCCTGGCCGTCCCCGGGGTGGTCGACCTCTCCCCGGGTCTGCTCGGAGAGATCGCCACCTACCTCCCCGGCCGCCGCGTGCCGGGGATCCGGCTGACGGCCGAGCGCGCCGAGGTCCACCTCGTCGTCTCCCCGTCGGCCCGGATCCCGGAGCTGGCCGGTGAGGTGCAGGCCGCGGTCCGCACCCTCGGACTGCCCGCCGTCGACGTCCACGTCGACGACCTGCGCGAGCCGGCGCCGCTCGGGGACACCCCGCCCGAGCCGGACCCGCCCGCCCTCCCTGCCACGCCCGCGACACCCCCTCGCGGCTGA
- a CDS encoding LLM class F420-dependent oxidoreductase, with the protein MDLRIFIEPQQGASYDDQLRVAQAAERLGYDAFFRSDHFLAMGGDGLPGPTDSWVTLGGIARETSTIRLGTLVTSATFRLPGLLAIQVAQVDAMSGGRVELGLGAGWFEREHAAYGFPFPAKRFGLLTEQLEIVTGLWTTPAGETFSYDGEHYTLVDSPALPKPVQAPLPIVIGGNGPSRTPALAARFAAEYNTSFPEIADIPTRFDTVRAAAEDAGRDPGSLKYSAALVLAVGKDEAEFTRRAAAIGREPAELREHGIAGTVPEALDRLAQLKEWGADRVYLQVLDLADLDHLELVAAEIAPHLG; encoded by the coding sequence ATGGACCTTCGCATCTTCATCGAGCCCCAGCAGGGCGCCTCCTACGACGACCAGCTCCGTGTGGCCCAGGCCGCGGAGCGCCTCGGCTACGACGCGTTCTTCCGCTCCGACCACTTCCTGGCGATGGGTGGCGACGGACTGCCCGGGCCGACGGACTCCTGGGTCACGCTGGGCGGGATCGCCCGCGAGACCTCCACGATCCGCCTCGGCACCCTCGTCACCTCGGCGACCTTCCGCCTGCCCGGTCTGCTCGCGATCCAGGTCGCGCAGGTCGACGCGATGTCGGGCGGGCGCGTCGAGCTCGGCCTCGGTGCCGGCTGGTTCGAGCGCGAGCACGCCGCCTACGGGTTCCCGTTCCCCGCGAAGCGGTTCGGCCTGCTCACCGAGCAGCTCGAGATCGTCACGGGGCTCTGGACGACGCCCGCCGGCGAGACCTTCTCCTACGACGGCGAGCACTACACGCTCGTCGACTCCCCCGCCCTTCCCAAGCCCGTGCAGGCGCCGCTCCCGATCGTGATCGGCGGGAACGGCCCGTCCCGCACGCCCGCACTCGCCGCCCGGTTCGCCGCCGAGTACAACACCAGCTTCCCGGAGATCGCCGACATCCCGACGCGGTTCGACACCGTCCGCGCCGCCGCCGAGGACGCCGGACGCGACCCGGGCTCGCTGAAGTACTCAGCGGCGCTGGTGCTCGCCGTCGGGAAGGACGAGGCGGAGTTCACCCGCCGCGCCGCCGCGATCGGGCGCGAGCCCGCGGAGCTGCGCGAGCACGGCATCGCGGGCACCGTGCCCGAGGCGCTCGACCGGCTGGCCCAGCTGAAGGAGTGGGGCGCCGACCGCGTCTACCTCCAGGTGCTCGACCTGGCCGACCTCGACCACCTCGAGCTGGTCGCCGCGGAGATCGCACCGCACCTGGGCTGA
- a CDS encoding RNA polymerase sigma factor — protein sequence MTSRPNEADLIRRAQLGDRAAFEALVEEHGPGLYRYGLRMLGDEGTTQDCVQDTFLHAWTQLDGFRGDSSLSTWLFGIMANLVRREYRRRSRRPTAELSDDVPARRTDEPEQEVQRSALLRALEEALAELPPDQRACWILREVEGLSYEEIALVQATTVGGVRGRLARARESLGLRMERWR from the coding sequence GTGACATCGCGGCCGAACGAGGCGGACCTGATCCGTCGGGCGCAGCTCGGCGACCGCGCGGCCTTCGAGGCGCTGGTCGAGGAGCACGGCCCCGGCCTGTACCGCTACGGCCTGCGCATGCTCGGCGACGAGGGCACCACGCAGGACTGCGTCCAGGACACGTTCCTGCACGCGTGGACGCAGCTCGACGGCTTCCGCGGTGACTCGAGCCTCAGCACCTGGCTGTTCGGCATCATGGCGAACCTCGTGCGACGCGAGTACCGTCGCCGGTCACGTCGCCCCACGGCCGAGCTGAGCGACGACGTGCCGGCCCGCCGGACCGACGAGCCGGAGCAGGAGGTGCAGCGCTCGGCGCTGCTGCGGGCGCTGGAGGAGGCGCTCGCGGAGCTGCCGCCCGACCAGCGTGCGTGCTGGATCCTGCGGGAGGTCGAGGGCCTGAGCTACGAGGAGATCGCGCTCGTGCAGGCGACCACGGTGGGTGGCGTCCGCGGGCGCCTGGCCCGCGCCCGGGAGAGTCTCGGACTACGGATGGAGAGGTGGCGATGA
- a CDS encoding DUF2273 domain-containing protein, which yields MDLMRTGLFAGLLLALSATVGGFGGFLLALVLGAIGLAVGAVLEGRLDLGALTGNRRRG from the coding sequence ATGGATCTCATGCGTACCGGCCTGTTCGCCGGACTTCTGCTGGCTCTCTCCGCCACCGTGGGCGGGTTCGGCGGATTCCTCCTCGCCCTCGTCCTCGGGGCGATCGGCCTGGCCGTCGGAGCCGTGCTCGAGGGTCGTCTCGACCTCGGGGCTCTGACCGGGAACCGTCGTCGTGGCTGA
- a CDS encoding DUF6286 domain-containing protein, whose product MTSETPDLHASTPRPDVSLAGPTGRSATVTTLAVVGSLALLGIAVLLGQQVLASRGALAGDGWIAQALTWAGALHPTWAAALGLAVLVLGVVLIAAALGAGRVREVALPDRDGLVVADGDLARLSSATANAVGGVLSASTVADPRRLTVTLSTTGADRTPGDVEGAVTAALGGLGLARQVRVVSRTPAAAPSSRPAPSTTAPTTTQEVHHA is encoded by the coding sequence ATGACCAGCGAGACCCCCGACCTGCACGCCTCCACCCCGCGACCCGACGTCTCGCTCGCCGGCCCGACCGGACGCAGCGCGACCGTCACGACGCTCGCCGTCGTCGGCTCGCTCGCCCTCCTCGGGATCGCCGTGCTGCTCGGCCAGCAGGTGCTCGCCTCGCGCGGCGCCCTCGCCGGTGACGGCTGGATCGCCCAGGCGCTGACCTGGGCCGGTGCGCTCCACCCGACGTGGGCCGCGGCGCTCGGGCTCGCCGTCCTCGTCCTCGGCGTCGTGCTGATCGCCGCCGCGCTCGGGGCCGGGCGCGTCCGTGAGGTCGCGTTGCCCGACCGCGACGGACTCGTCGTGGCCGACGGCGACCTCGCGCGGCTGTCCTCGGCCACGGCCAACGCCGTCGGTGGCGTCCTGTCGGCCAGCACCGTCGCCGACCCGCGTCGCCTCACGGTGACGCTGTCCACCACCGGGGCCGACCGCACGCCCGGTGACGTCGAGGGCGCCGTGACCGCGGCCCTGGGCGGCCTGGGCCTGGCGCGCCAGGTGCGGGTGGTGTCCCGGACGCCCGCCGCGGCTCCCTCGAGCCGTCCCGCGCCGTCGACCACCGCCCCGACGACCACCCAGGAGGTCCACCATGCGTAG